A genome region from Coffea arabica cultivar ET-39 chromosome 7e, Coffea Arabica ET-39 HiFi, whole genome shotgun sequence includes the following:
- the LOC140011222 gene encoding uncharacterized protein — MEELPSVLWSYRTTPRSATQETPFSLTYGSEAVVPAEFITPNSRIAAYAVEVNEEERRVDLDLAEEKRDMAAAKVAIYKNILISYYNARVKHLRFNPGDLVLRKNSVSRTEPQGKLSPKWEGPYRVVESSQNGYCKLAYRDGSRVPRTWHAENLKLYYP; from the coding sequence ATGGAAGAGCTCCCCAGCGTGCTGTGGTCCTACCGAACTACGCCGAGATCAGCAACCCAAGAAACACCGTTTTCCCTAACTTATGGGTCCGAGGCTGTCGTTCCAGCCGAGTTCATCACTCCTAACTCGCGAATAGCTGCGTATGCTGTCGAAGTCAATGAAGAGGAGCGGCGAGTTGACCTCGACCTCGCCGAAGAGAAGCGTGATATGGCCGCGGCCAAAGTTGCCATTTATAAAAATATCCTAATTAGCTACTACAATGCTCGGGTCAAGCACTTGCGGTTCAATCCGGGAGACCTTGTACTCCGGAAGAACTCGGTCAGTCGAACTGAACCCCAGGGAAAACTAAGTCCCAAGTGGGAGGGACCTTACCGAGTTGTGGAGTCCAGCCAAAATGGATATTGTAAATTGGCGTACCGAGATGGTTCTCGGGTGCCCCGAACTTGGCACGCTGAAAATCTTAAGCTGTATTACCCTTGA